In Bacteroidota bacterium, the genomic window AACCATCATGGAATACTCTGTTTATGATGCCATACGCAGTGGTTTTGGTGAGGTGGTTTGTATCATCAGAAAAGATTTTGAAGATGACTTCAGAAAAAAGATCGTTGAAAAGATTGAGGATAAAATTAACGTTCAATTGGTTTATCAGGATTTAAACGATCTGCCGGAAGGCTATTCCGTCCCCGCCGGCAGAAATAAACCCTGGGGAACAGGACATGCAATTCTTTCGGCCGGGGATAAGGTCAAAAACCCTTTTGTTGTAATTAATGCCGACGATTTTTATGGATTGGAAGCCTTTATTGCAGGTATCGACTTCCTGAAGAAACAAAGGAGACAGATGCTCCCCCAATACGGGCTGGTCGGGTATGCCCTGAAAAACACACTTTCAATATATGGAACGGTAACAAGAGCTCAATGCGTTACCAATGATTCAGGAATGTTAACCTATATTGAGGAA contains:
- a CDS encoding nucleotidyltransferase, whose product is MQVSLLIMAAGMGSRFGGLKQIEGVGPSGETIMEYSVYDAIRSGFGEVVCIIRKDFEDDFRKKIVEKIEDKINVQLVYQDLNDLPEGYSVPAGRNKPWGTGHAILSAGDKVKNPFVVINADDFYGLEAFIAGIDFLKKQRRQMLPQYGLVGYALKNTLSIYGTVTRAQCVTNDSGMLTYIEE